In Aricia agestis chromosome 5, ilAriAges1.1, whole genome shotgun sequence, the genomic stretch GTTACAACTATGGGCTCCTAATTTCTTATTGTACGTGAATACAATTGGCGCAATGGCGTCCCGCAAGGATCACTAAAGGGGCCGCTGTGTTTATGACTTTACATGATTTACAGCACCTTCCTTACTTTcttgttttttcatttaaaccTAAAACACGTCAACGTGATAATATTCGAAATAGTGTCTACTACTTTATCTCTTATGTCAGTAATActatatttgttatttaaatataaacatcgaataatgtaaaattaagtttatttatttttatcaacatTGATACACTAATTTTGAATGCTAACATATCAAGCGCTAACCTGCACATATTCTTCACCAATTGGTTCACTTTGGACGCCATCAATTTCTCTAGAGCCCGAACGAAATCTGCTCGCATGTAGTGGACCAAAACAAGTGTTACAAGGCGATGGCTTATTATTTACGGCGGCGGCGTCCCACAAAGCCGGGGTTTATTGCGGCGGTAaatactgccagatatttattTCGCCCCACCTGTTATTTATTGCTGCATACTTTTTGTGTCTGTCTCCTCCTGAATCCTATTACCTAGCGCCGTTAGCCAATTGAATAATTCTCTTTTCTTCTGATGTATACTCCTCGATTGTGTTATTGATGTCTTTGTACTTTTGTACAGATTTTTTTTGGTATGTCACAGTTTTCGATTTAATCTAAAATTTAAATCCACGTCTTGTGGAAAATATCGATAATATAATCCGAGATACATATGATTGTTATATTCAAATTTTGTGTATTGATTATcgtaatctatacatctatacatatatataaataaaattggagtgtctgtttataatattgaaagaaccgttttttactaaatgcatatgaatgtacataaGGTACAGAGactacagacaccaaaacaacattttttacaattattgtctgtatgtctgtctgtttgttccggcttatctctgaaatggctggagcaatttcgacgggacttttttaggcacatagctgatgtagtaaggaataacttcggctactttttaactaacttccgaaaaggaggaggatataatattatttcacttttttataaatgaaccttaaaaaggggatttttttctcttttttattatctttgttatcacattttgctgacgcggacgaagtcgctggcaacagctagtataatataaaatagtataagcaattaaaattaaattaaacagaaAGCATTTAATTGTGAAATAATgtgtattttaaaatgaaataaataattagtatgTATTTACTGATCACTGagtagaaaatgtttagtaaagTTACACCGTCGGCTCTACGTAAAAGAATTTTAACAAAGGAATATtctaagttataaaaatataaaatttagaaGATGCAAGGAATTTTATGAGCGTTGAGTCTGGGAGGTCTGGGCTTTATggctcatgactcatgagtatGGACTATTGGTTTTGTGTTAAGcaaatatttctattttctgtTCTGATGCCCCAAACGGAGTACAGTCAGAAGGAAATTACATGAACGAACAAGGATATGAAATCGTACAAAACGCACAATTGATTTGTATGTCCCTCTTCTTTCCTTTTTGTTGAATAATGtgctatttatataaaaatgttttttttttttaaataacgaaACTGTCAAAGACAGATAACAATAATTCAAGACCTCCTAACCTAAACCCCCATTTCGTTGAAACACAAAACTGCTGTATgagataatttaaaaagtattttaaatacatataatatctaGTATCAACCTGCAGCTATTTTGACAAAAAAGTTATTGTTAAAACCATTATTAAGTcacaaaatcataatattataccagaAGTACATAAAACGACTATAATAGAGTAgaaacacattataatattatattgataaaacTACACTtagtttcaaattcaaattcacaATTAAAAATAGGAAGATTACCTGTCGTCAACTATACAGCCGTCGGCATACTAAGCGTTCAATTAGCTAGACCACTTTCTAGGTAAAAACGTGCTAACACAACAATCAAACATGGCCTATTGAGCATACGATTCAAGTTGTTAGTTATTTCACTGTTGAAAAGTGATTGAAAACAGTTCTCGAcgataattttactcattataTTACTATATTGTACTAtagaaaaattaattataactatGACTTAATTACAAATAGTGAAACCATGATGTTATGTTTCATATTAACTTTACCTAAAATAGAATCGTTGGAATCACCTGCAATTTCCGAACACATTCGACCTCAgctaaaacattttaaacataaaattagtGGAGGCGTCATCCGATGCATATCCAAACAAATCATTTGAGATGAACCATTTTGTTGGGAACGACagccatgttttttttttatactgtaAACAGCAATTTGTCGGCGGCTTTGATCTCCCCGCATCCGCTTCGACAATGGCGTCCTCTTTCTTTTGAATATTACATCCGAGTATTATCTGTGTTGTTACCTGGGTACTGTAAATTTGGATTTAATAGATTTTACTAGACGTCGAGTAAACATCAGCCATTTTGTTGAATCTAAGCTCAAAGACCTATGTTGAAGATGTCTttacaaagaaatattttttttaccgcaatcattaaatacataataatataataatattttattaatattaataataataatattgttatataatattatatataattgaacgcctccgtggtctagtggttagagcgtcgctctcgactccggaggtcgtgggttcgaatcccgcgttggaaacatgttatttccaagttttgttaggacaatgctggctgatcgcctgattgtctgacaagtaagatgatccatgcgtcggatgggcatgtaaaaagtcggtcctgcgcctgatctctcgccagtcgtgtcggtcttccgtcccactgggttatgagagtaaaggaatagagagtgctcttgtgtactgcgcacactcttgggcactaaaattactcctgcgtacctggcctggtttcagtgaaaccggccaccgtcaccgaaaccggtgtggagagtattattattattatattataatgtatttaaataatattataatgatttcaTTACGATTTCACTATACACGCCTTAGCCACTTATTCACTttattcattataaattataacttacgAAATTGTTTATCAGCTAGCATCAGTTTTTATCTTTGAAGTACATAATTGCAAAGGATATTAGTCCATTCATCCTTCGAATGTCTTAACTCTTATCATGTGTGTGGGTAGAGCTAAATATTTATTACGTCTGTTTACCAAATTGTTGTAATTGATCAactttattagaatttttaaattttctcagtgtgtttttaatttttattattatactaaattttaaatcCGTCCATTAAATGTTACCTGTATTAAGTTAATTAATTGGCTGCCAAATCTCTATCTGTGACATTATATTAATGACATCTTCGTTTTATtactaattaatgttaatttgtgACTAATGGTCAACATAAAATCTGACAGTGATGAATTTGTAAACATGACATTAATATTTGATTTGACCTTTGGGCTTAATTAAAACTGTCTGATTGTATATTCCTAAACAGCTAATATTTCCTATTCAatgtttcattatttaatataatagtcGTGTTTGGATTAACTACTGGgctaaaattttgtaatattcATATAAACATACAATAGAGAAAACacttaatgtatttttaagtgTTTTGAGTACTCATtcaattttttgtcttttttggcACTAAAAAATTTATCTTCATACTGTCTTCAACTGTTGCTTCACTACAACAGCTGATTTGTTTGGAATGGAAATACAATTTAACAGCGAATCCCATTTTCCTCTACCACTCTACCATGTAACCGTTCCTAACAACCACATGTCCTTTCGGAACTTTTTGCTGATCTTTTTGTGTGGTATCAGCCTGTCAATAATTAGAGGTGTTTACACGCCAGTAATTTATATTGACGGGGAATTGGCTTCGGATATTGCATTTTGTAAAGCCATTACCTCTGTCATGCGTCACTGCGTCCGGCCCCAAAACTAAGTCCAGCCAACCATTATAATTCACATGATTGCTGTTGTAATAAGTACTTCTTCGATTGTAATTTTGGAATCTTGTTTAGCTTGAAATATTATAGCTTCGACTCTGTTGTCCatgttatcaaaataatattcaagttCATATTATACCTACTAGTCATGGTACTTTATCTTCTGAGTTCTGGCTCACTATAATATTGTGTAGATTAcaaacaaaattacaaaatattatattatctttagtctatgtatacaatatatactaataaaataattaatattacaaacataatattttgttaacttttatgtatgtaatttaaaattgcAACACATACAAAATATGTCATACTCAAATACTAAACAGTAAATAGTAACAACTATTTACTTACGAATTAGGGACATGGGGCTTTTATCGCAGATATTGACTCACATGGACGAACCATTAAATAAATCTTATCATCGATCACCTACGAACCAATAAATCGATTAACTTAATCGCCTTATCTCACCACTATCTACCCGCGACCGAAGCCCTAATACAGCGCCTGATAAAGTACGGAAAGggaatacttatataaaataactTCCTACTCAcaagtcataatataaaaaataatatatcatgCCAAAAATAAATACGATAAAGAAGAAAAATAAGTAGCTTCCTAGTGCAAAACATACAGTCATATTATCTGTCTCAATCTAAAATAGCTTTTAGAAAAGCTTGAATAACAAACACGAACAAGCTtatgatttatttaataatacaatCTACGACTACAGTTAAATAAGACGTCGTTGTAATACAATAAGAAGTAGACGCGGTGCAGGTGCTAGTTAGCTAAGTCACGAAGTGGACTAACAGCAAATAGAAAGGCGCCTACGGCCTATCCTAACCAAACACTAAAATGCCTACGTCCCCAATTTATAGTGAGCCCGGCCCGTATCgcaacaaacatgtttttttgtttCGCATGTCCGCGCACTGTCAAATATATTACAACCCGCCGCGTTATTTACGACCTCCGTCGTCCGCCCATACGTTATACTTAGTATCTTTGTTTGGACACAATAAGCGATATTTCTAAAGGGCCGACGTCGCTCGCAGCTGTTGATATGGGTACCGaaattgacatatttaatttgaTCACTGGCGACCCCGCCGGTGATGTTTGACAGGTTTTAGTGTCGGATCAGCGTCGAATCCACGAGATGTGACAGGGACAGAAATAGCGAACACGACGACCGTGAGCACTCAACGGTCTACACGTCAAACGGTTACGTAGAACGGATCAATTTTTCCCCTTTGAACTCCACGTCCCGGAACAAAGGCGACCGTAAAAGAGTAAGTAGTTTCGAATGTGTCAGCGGCAAAGCGCCGGCGAGAGGAGCGTCGAAAGCGTAATAAAAGTGGCACGAAACAAAAAGTGTAGAGCGGGCAGGTAGAGTCGCGGAGCGGCGGCTCAAAGCGACGCCGTCATGGGTggctcgccgccgccgccgtcgcACGTCTCAATCCGCACCCGCCGACCGTGCCGCCTTTCCTTTTTCCCCTACCGCAATGCAGCTATGTGTCGTTtccgctttattttttatgaccgAGCGCTGCAGCGGAGAGATATAGCGCCACTCTTCTAACGGAGACTTCGGCTCGTGCCGTCTCGTTCTCGCGGGGAGGGGACGAGGGGTGACGAAACGTGGTCGCTGGTGGGGTCTCGTCGCTCACAGTCACATCGGACGCAGCCCCGAGCGCACGCATTCGTCGGAAACACACGCGAAATTCACATAGAGCAGTAGTGTTGTAGAGCCGACAGTGTAACAAGTGATCGTGAAAGTTGTTCCCAAATGGTGGTGCTTGAAGACGGAGGGATGATGTCCTCAAACCCTAATCAATATTTACAACCCGATTATTTGTCTCCTCTTTCATCTTctgtaagtattatttatttttcttaactTTTCAAAAGTTTTGcagcaaaattaaattaaagttttcctaactttttattttaaagtgacaattttgtataattaatttcaaaGATATTTCCATTTTGTGActtgatttattaaaaaaaaaaatacttgtttTAACTCTTTAACTTTTACAGTTAGAAATAAAAACTTGAAAACAAATCATAAATTAAATCAATAAGAAAAAGGCCATGTGGCTAacgatttttctttttttgttacagCTAGACTCCAAGAAAAGCCCGCTCGCGCTTTTAGCGCAGACCTGCAGCCAAATCGGTGCCGATACTTTACCGACCAAGCCGCTGCTTTCCCAAATGGATAAGAAGAAGCCAGTGAACAGTGTTAGTGATACGATGAGCCGGTCATCCCCCAGTGCGACCAAACCGGACAAACCCCGGTCCACCCCCGACACCAAGCATCTAGCTTTCAAACCGTACGAAACTAACGTGTTAACCAAGAAGCCCGAGGAGACCCGGCCCTCGTCCAAGGCCAGCTCCGACAGCTCCGATGACAAGAAATCTGGAAAGAGCACTCCCGGCAGAAAATCAACACCTCCTACCGCCGAGAACGGAAAGAATAGTCCCTCCAACGAGAAGTCGTCCTCGAGCTCATCCGGGACGAGCCCCATCATTAGATCGGGCCTAGAAGTTCTGGGACACGGCAAGGATCATCTAGGAGCATTTAAAAACCTCCCGGGCCTGCCGGGATTCAATCCTTTGACCGGCCTCTGCTGCCCGCCCGGAATGGAGCAGCACGCCAACCCGGCCTTCAGGCCCCCGTACGCCGGTGCCccgttcagcgctcaccacgcTGCCATGCTCGCCGCGGCCGCCGGCTTCCCCGGGTCTTCCCCGAACCCGTACCTGGGATACGCGAGGGTGAAAACGCCCGCCGGCGGCGAAACGCTAGTGCCCGTGTGCAAGGATCCCTATTGTACCGGGTGCCAATTCTCCGTGAATAATCACCACCTACTCATGAGCAACGGCGCGTGTCCCGCTGGGTGCACACAATGCGAGCACCAAAAATACAATCTGGCCATGGCGATGGCATTATCGCAGCAGGGCGCCGGCCTGCAGTACCCACCCTCCGTGACCCGCCCCTACGTGTGCAATTGGATCGTCGGGGAGTCCTACTGCGGCAAGAGGTTCGGCAACTCCGAGGAGCTGTTGCAGCACCTGAGGAGCCACACGACCGACGGTTCCACTCCCGTGTCGTCGTCGTCGACGCAGGCATCGCTCCTGAACCCCCTGAATCCCCTGTTCACGACGGCCGGCCTGCGCAGCGCGTACCCGACGGCCCCGCTGAGCCCGCTCTCCGCGAGTAGATACCATCCCTACTCGAAGGGGCTCCCGGCGGGCCTCGGGGCTTCCCCCTACGGAGCCTTCAACCCGGCCCTGGGCCCGTTCTACTCGCCCTACATGTACGGCCAGAGGCTCGGGGCCGCCGCGGTTCACCAGTAGACTGTTCGATGACATTAAATGTTGTATTGTCCAATTTTCTTCTGTGATATCAATAGACTAATTCGTGTTTATCACGCGATGACAAATTTAGTGAATAGTGCAATCTAAACTAGTTGTATTGTAAGTTATTTCGCCGTCGGAGCACGAACTCTGCGCGGGTGGTTCGGAAAGTTACAAAGACTATGTACAGCCAAATgaattgtgtaaatattatctatgtttatcaattaaagaattatttcaaatacaatatcttaaaaattatatatttttttcatttttccaccacagttaaaactttttataaaaaaattgtagtgAATAAAAATTTGGCAAATTCTATTTAAATGCTTTTATGCTAAGTggtttcataaattttaatgagttctttgtagtttttattatttttctttttattatcaagaagaattatttaaaattttcattttaatatttttttttttttcaaaattcaatAGTTATCTACTGGTATTTAACGATCATAGAATTTATTAAAAGTCAATAAGTAATGAAAAGAAATAGCAAGCATTACCGTCATATGCTTCGAACACAAATATTTATTCAGACATTACAAAGTCAAAACGCAGCGAGAAACGCAAGTAATTCCATCCATCATCGACTTTCCAACGAAGCAATAAATGTACAGTGATTGATTAACGTACATCTAGCACACATTAGTGCCGTCCATCACCGCCGCGCAGCCGCGTACAGCGCTAGCCGGCCCGCATCACGCGAGCTCGCGCCAACAAAAAACTCACAACAAAACAATTTAGCTTCATTGAAAGAACACAAAAACTTCGAGCACGCAAGACGTCATTACCGCAGCCGCGAGCCGCCAGCCGTCAGCCGCTGATGTGGTTTAAATGCTGTTTTGATTAGGCCCATGTCATGTCGAAATTCAACTGTCAAAATTATAATTGGTCGCACGAAAGCGCCGAGCCACGGAAGATTAAGGAGGCTGTCTCGGAGTTAACGTGGTAATAGTGtgagttttattttatgtaacgtGACTGACGTTTTTATAACCGTCATTACGGTTTATTTATGGATGGCgatcatattttataatgtaaaaagtattttaataaagttttgtaCTCCGAATAGTCTGTTTTAGTTACTCTACCATGATATAGAAAAGAAAATAAGAGTTATGAAAAAAATCTGTTAATTGTAATTTCACAAAGATAAAAGGTTGTTAAAATTGAAGCAATTACattacaaaacataaaataatcatATGAATTGAGTAGCAcgaattttatttctttatacatttaaaatgtAGAGCGCTCGTTCAAGGCAACAAAATAAACGTCagccatttataatatttctgaCACGTCACACGATAGTGAGgtgataatttaattataagtatatcATACATTTTggcacatgatttttttttttgtaaattatttttgttgtcGATGTCGCTATGTGTCTTGTACTTTGAAACACTGGGCGTAATTTATAAGACGCAACTAAATCAacaaattattactatttattggGTTTGATTTATGGCTAACTATTAAACttgatataaattaattatttactccAAAGATAACATGACACGACTTTGACacacttattaaaaataatattctacttaGAAATCAGAAATGATacacctagcgccatctaggtTTGTGACGGCGAACTGTAGAAGTTGTTAAGTTCAGCTGTTCCGTTCAACGGACTTTAGTGCTGTTTTCTGTAATTGGTAGAATGAAaggtaaagtttaaaattaaatatacatgatGTGACCTTATAAAAGCTACAATGAGGCGAAGATTTTCTTGTGTAAGGAGAGCTTTATTGTTAGAATACGTTCACAAGTTACtattagtaaatatttaaacattaataaaacttaatgtaaaatacaaaatattttaactatggACCATAACTTgttgtttgtataatatttaagccTTAAGgcgtttattaaaaaaactatttgagGTACAATGGACACGGCAACATTTCCTAATCTAAGTGGTGaataaatattaagattttgataataGTTAATATACATGATAATAGCCCCACAGAATATCCCACGGCGTGTTAATATGACAGATGACGCGTTTGATGGGTTACATCGCAATTCGCAACCCGTGCAACCAAATAACCAATTAAGATTAGCATAAACATAAGGTGATGGGAATTAACATGAATAATGTATTGTAGAGACCCGAGCGTTAGAGGGTTAGCTTCACTgaattaaagatttaaatcgTTAGATAAGCCGGTACAGAGcgtcacaaaaaaaatattttgcgtaAAGAGAGAGTTCTGTTTAATTTGTTGTAAGTACTCATATTAAAACGATGCAATTCATAAATCTTATCTATGAAATCGGCATAGGGATGTTGTATaaatttgtactatcagagaagttgattccttggCAGATGGGGGGCtctgtaatttggtcgcgtaaaGTCAAACttatccgaccgatcacagctgcTAACATTgttttgaattgacataagccgaccacatgacctaggtccgtcaactgcacggtcaactgcctaggaatcaattgcCAATGATGGTACATCGCGCGAAAACTGCccctttttccgggataaaactatcCTTGTAGGATTTTcgcgtgactcaaagtatctcctacCCATCATACAATTGATTGAGCGGCTTCACCattagtgctagcacggcgaccagcggaaatgcgaaagtatggacaaactgcggaaataaacctaaggtgccgttccgatcttttttcgttccgaaaaattcaattaaaatgccactttatgacagactatagtcacaaactgtggagataaacttaaggtgccgttccgatcttttttagttccgaataattcaattaaaaagccactttatgacagactatagttctaaaaattcaaataatatcctacattatgacatatactatagtgtgtcataaagtggcattttaattgaatttttcggaacgaaaaaagatcggaacggcaccttaggtttatttccacagtttgtccatactttcgcatttccgctggtcgccgtgctaacactacaTGAGcagtaatagacagacacacaagacaaaatataaaaattggtgGTATTGGATATCCTGGAATTAACaatatttgcatttttatttcataaaaaggtGATAATCATGATTTGTAAGTCAGGCAGCAATTTAATTAATGTAACCCTAAAATGAAGTACGGTTTTTTGTGTCTGTGGGTtctagaaaaaaatatgatttgtgATAAACGACAAAGAAGTTATGTACTGGATCTGATACCTGATTTCATACAATAgaactgtttttagggttccgtacccaaagagcaaaaacgggaccctattactaagacttcgttgtctgtctgtctccaggcaatAACTCAAGAAGGGTAATagatagagagttgaaattttcacagattatgtatatctgttgccgctataacaaaaaacaaaataaaattaatatttaaggggggctcccatacaacaaacgtgattttttggccttttttgctccatATCCATAATGGCAGCAGGtgggtacttgattttttctcaaagtccttagctataattatatgtgtactatactatttaataataatataataaaataaaaaattgaggggGGCTCCGATACGAAACACACAAAGGTggatgcccaaaaatgtatgaaccaaaaacccgtaat encodes the following:
- the LOC121726803 gene encoding zinc finger protein Noc isoform X2, whose product is MVVLEDGGMMSSNPNQYLQPDYLSPLSSSVDSKKSPLALLAQTCSQIGADTLPTKPLLSQMDKKKPVNSVSDTMSRSSPSATKPDKPRSTPDTKHLAFKPYETNVLTKKPEETRPSSKASSDSSDDKKSGKSTPGRKSTPPTAENGKNSPSNEKSSSSSSGTSPIIRSGLEVLGHGKDHLGAFKNLPGLPGFNPLTGLCCPPGMEQHANPAFRPPYAGAPFSAHHAAMLAAAAGFPGSSPNPYLGYARVKTPAGGETLVPVCKDPYCTGCQFSVNNHHLLMSNGACPAGCTQCEHQKYNLAMAMALSQQGAGLQYPPSVTRPYVCNWIVGESYCGKRFGNSEELLQHLRSHTTDGSTPVSSSSTQASLLNPLNPLFTTAGLRSAYPTAPLSPLSASRYHPYSKGLPAGLGASPYGAFNPALGPFYSPYMYGQRLGAAAVHQ
- the LOC121726803 gene encoding zinc finger protein Noc isoform X1, with the translated sequence MVVLEDGGMMSSNPNQYLQPDYLSPLSSSLDSKKSPLALLAQTCSQIGADTLPTKPLLSQMDKKKPVNSVSDTMSRSSPSATKPDKPRSTPDTKHLAFKPYETNVLTKKPEETRPSSKASSDSSDDKKSGKSTPGRKSTPPTAENGKNSPSNEKSSSSSSGTSPIIRSGLEVLGHGKDHLGAFKNLPGLPGFNPLTGLCCPPGMEQHANPAFRPPYAGAPFSAHHAAMLAAAAGFPGSSPNPYLGYARVKTPAGGETLVPVCKDPYCTGCQFSVNNHHLLMSNGACPAGCTQCEHQKYNLAMAMALSQQGAGLQYPPSVTRPYVCNWIVGESYCGKRFGNSEELLQHLRSHTTDGSTPVSSSSTQASLLNPLNPLFTTAGLRSAYPTAPLSPLSASRYHPYSKGLPAGLGASPYGAFNPALGPFYSPYMYGQRLGAAAVHQ